A region from the Thermodesulfobacteriota bacterium genome encodes:
- a CDS encoding 4Fe-4S dicluster domain-containing protein: MAEPAKIAEKTISDIGLDVGKAKLTDDRIEKVINSVIKNETGARLKTYVETCIHCGLCSEACHYYLSHDNDPSFSPVGKVKQTMWEMLRKKGKVSPDFIKRAAVIAHTECNLCKRCAQYCPFGIDIAYIMTVVRRIVHRLGCTPQYIQDTAHSHSVTLNQMWVKGDEWPDTLQWQEEEAQAEIPTLRIPLEKEGADIMYSVIAPEPKFQAQLIYQAAVILDVAGVNWTMPATMGWDNSDMAMFTGDNEIMGRIKRAHYETAARLKVKRIVMGECGHAFRSVYDMGNRWLGWQMPPIPIVHAIDFYYEIIKEGKIKIKKKYETPVTLHDPCNVVRGGGLHEKARYVVNAICENLIEMHPNREHNYCCCAGGGVINCGPPYKMTRIDGNRVKAEQLFAAKAKGAQTLIAPCHNCHSGLEDINHHYGVGQEIKFIGDILYEVMEKPEVEEGEKE; this comes from the coding sequence ATGGCAGAACCCGCAAAAATTGCAGAAAAAACGATCTCTGATATTGGGTTAGACGTAGGTAAGGCAAAACTTACCGATGACCGAATAGAAAAAGTGATAAACAGCGTAATCAAAAATGAAACCGGTGCACGCTTGAAGACTTATGTTGAAACATGCATCCATTGTGGTCTTTGCAGCGAAGCGTGTCATTATTATCTTTCCCATGATAACGATCCTTCTTTTTCACCGGTGGGGAAAGTAAAGCAAACCATGTGGGAAATGTTGCGGAAAAAGGGGAAAGTCAGCCCCGATTTTATCAAACGGGCCGCTGTGATTGCTCACACCGAATGTAATCTATGCAAGCGTTGCGCGCAGTATTGTCCATTCGGGATAGACATTGCTTACATAATGACGGTGGTCAGGCGGATTGTTCACCGACTGGGCTGCACCCCTCAGTATATTCAGGATACCGCCCACAGTCATTCAGTGACCCTGAATCAGATGTGGGTCAAGGGTGATGAATGGCCGGATACATTGCAGTGGCAGGAAGAGGAAGCCCAGGCCGAAATTCCGACCTTAAGGATCCCTCTGGAAAAAGAGGGGGCAGACATCATGTACTCCGTAATCGCTCCTGAACCGAAATTTCAAGCGCAACTGATTTACCAGGCTGCTGTCATCCTGGATGTTGCAGGTGTGAACTGGACCATGCCTGCTACAATGGGTTGGGACAACAGCGATATGGCCATGTTTACCGGTGATAATGAAATTATGGGACGAATTAAACGGGCTCACTATGAAACAGCGGCCAGGCTTAAGGTAAAGAGAATTGTTATGGGAGAGTGCGGTCACGCTTTTCGTTCGGTTTACGATATGGGGAATCGCTGGCTCGGATGGCAGATGCCCCCCATACCCATCGTCCATGCGATCGATTTCTACTATGAAATAATAAAAGAAGGTAAAATAAAGATTAAGAAAAAATATGAAACCCCTGTGACCCTCCACGATCCATGCAATGTGGTCAGGGGGGGAGGGCTTCATGAAAAGGCCCGTTATGTGGTAAACGCAATTTGTGAGAATTTGATTGAAATGCATCCCAACCGTGAACACAACTACTGCTGCTGTGCCGGTGGTGGGGTGATCAACTGTGGGCCTCCATATAAAATGACACGAATTGACGGCAACCGGGTAAAAGCAGAGCAGTTGTTTGCGGCAAAAGCAAAAGGAGCCCAGACCCTTATTGCACCCTGCCACAACTGCCACAGTGGTCTTGAAGATATTAATCATCATTACGGCGTCGGGCAGGAGATAAAGTTCATAGGTGATATCCTCTATGAAGTCATGGAGAAACCGG